In Halorhabdus rudnickae, the following proteins share a genomic window:
- a CDS encoding MFS transporter: MHSNARDIVVFTGVSHAIIHTYELSIPILVVIWLLEFPVTTATLGIVVTVGYGLFGIGALPGGVLADRFSARTLIIAGLGGMGLSFLALSFAESVLTIAIALGGWGIAASVYHPAALSLISTGVRDRGTGFAYHGMAGNAGIALGPLLTASLLILFDWQTVTRLLVIPTIGVIGYALTTDFDEMAAVNTDDERATDRSISLSGFVADSRALFTVGFLLALGIVMMNGLFYRGTLTFLPEVLGEFLPPMGDLIQPSGEGSPVAEAFDTSSYLYAVLLTVGIGGQYVGGKLSDRLAPTRGLTVVFGSLVVIAIGFVPAARAGLPSLLLVSGLLGFFLFALQPLYQATIAEYTPPDGRGVSYGYTYLVSFGVGAAGAAIAGVLLSTFDVLGTLLTLSAFPAVGVVFSVLLSRWDD; this comes from the coding sequence ATGCACAGCAACGCTCGCGATATTGTCGTATTCACCGGAGTTTCACATGCGATCATCCACACCTACGAGCTGTCGATTCCAATCCTCGTCGTCATCTGGCTGCTTGAGTTCCCGGTGACGACAGCGACGCTCGGAATCGTCGTCACCGTCGGCTACGGTCTGTTTGGCATCGGTGCTCTCCCCGGCGGTGTCCTGGCCGATCGGTTCAGTGCTCGAACCCTCATCATCGCCGGTCTCGGCGGGATGGGACTTTCGTTTCTTGCCTTGAGTTTCGCGGAAAGCGTGCTGACGATCGCGATCGCGCTCGGGGGCTGGGGGATTGCAGCGAGCGTCTATCACCCGGCTGCCCTCTCGCTCATCTCCACCGGTGTCAGGGACCGCGGTACCGGTTTCGCGTACCACGGCATGGCCGGGAACGCCGGGATCGCCCTCGGGCCGCTCCTGACTGCCTCGTTGCTGATACTCTTCGACTGGCAGACGGTCACTCGATTGCTCGTGATCCCGACCATCGGCGTCATCGGCTACGCGCTGACGACGGATTTCGACGAGATGGCCGCAGTGAACACTGACGACGAACGAGCGACCGATCGATCGATATCACTGTCCGGATTTGTCGCCGATAGCCGCGCGCTGTTCACGGTCGGATTCCTCCTCGCGCTCGGGATCGTGATGATGAACGGCCTCTTCTACCGCGGGACGCTCACCTTCCTGCCGGAGGTCCTCGGTGAGTTTCTCCCTCCAATGGGCGACCTGATCCAGCCGTCCGGCGAAGGAAGTCCGGTCGCCGAGGCGTTCGACACGTCCTCGTACCTCTATGCAGTGCTGTTGACGGTCGGTATCGGTGGACAGTACGTCGGCGGTAAACTCTCCGACCGCCTGGCTCCGACGCGGGGGTTGACTGTCGTCTTCGGGTCTCTCGTCGTGATCGCGATCGGATTTGTCCCGGCCGCACGAGCGGGACTGCCGTCGCTGCTGCTCGTCAGTGGATTGCTTGGGTTCTTCCTGTTCGCCCTCCAGCCGCTGTACCAGGCAACTATCGCCGAGTATACCCCACCCGACGGCCGGGGAGTCTCCTATGGGTACACGTACCTCGTCTCCTTCGGCGTCGGCGCCGCCGGGGCGGCTATCGCCGGTGTCCTGCTTTCCACCTTCGACGTGCTGGGAACGTTGCTCACCCTCAGTGCGTTCCCCGCGGTTGGCGTCGTGTTTTCGGTGCTGCTCTCCCGATGGGACGACTGA
- a CDS encoding CRISPR-associated protein Cas4 — protein sequence MPTFRDLEIAAYCPRQLYYRRRADVDPEIPAEVAETRALAFEYPRLLARADLSAEPIAVTGTQYSSALHRAKACLDCWDRLVDPAGRDVFLEGRDCRGIAHKVIEDPLAPSLVFAGEPPENGVWGPQSVRLVAAALALSYERERPIEVAFVEYPAHGVVRQIDLSAHRRATYRATLRTVASIDGPPSRVDNRRKCNSCDYREECGVRTRSLRSLL from the coding sequence GTGCCAACCTTTCGCGATCTGGAAATCGCCGCCTACTGCCCGCGCCAGTTGTACTACCGCCGCCGGGCAGATGTAGACCCCGAGATTCCTGCGGAGGTCGCGGAGACGCGCGCGCTGGCCTTCGAGTATCCGCGTTTGCTCGCCCGGGCGGACCTCTCTGCCGAACCCATCGCCGTGACGGGTACGCAGTACAGCTCGGCGTTGCATCGGGCAAAGGCCTGCCTCGATTGCTGGGATCGCCTCGTCGATCCTGCAGGACGTGACGTCTTCCTCGAGGGGCGGGACTGTCGGGGCATCGCCCACAAAGTGATCGAGGATCCGCTGGCGCCGTCGTTGGTGTTCGCCGGCGAGCCACCCGAGAATGGTGTCTGGGGGCCACAGTCCGTCCGCCTGGTCGCGGCCGCGCTGGCGCTGTCTTACGAGCGCGAGCGACCGATCGAGGTCGCGTTCGTCGAGTACCCGGCTCACGGTGTCGTCCGCCAGATCGACCTGTCAGCCCATCGGCGGGCGACGTATCGGGCGACGCTGCGAACGGTCGCGTCGATCGACGGTCCGCCCTCGCGGGTCGACAACAGACGGAAATGCAACTCGTGTGACTACCGCGAGGAGTGTGGTGTCCGGACTCGCTCGTTGCGGTCGTTACTCTGA
- a CDS encoding L-threonylcarbamoyladenylate synthase, whose protein sequence is MSGEEDLTTAADIVASGGLVIYPTETVYGLGADALEPDAVERVFEAKGRDRSEPISLGVPDIECALEHVHASEHERDFMRAFLPGPVTVVLEGRETVPDVLTGGRDRVGIRIPDHDLARELLDRAGPLTATSANVSGRESATRVADVDPEIRDAAGAILDGGETAGTASTVVDVAAGEIYRRGTNANAVERWLRNHSE, encoded by the coding sequence ATGTCCGGCGAGGAAGACCTCACGACCGCGGCGGACATCGTCGCGTCCGGCGGGCTCGTCATCTATCCAACCGAGACAGTCTACGGACTTGGCGCCGACGCGCTTGAACCGGACGCCGTCGAACGCGTCTTCGAAGCGAAAGGCCGCGATCGTTCCGAACCCATCTCGCTCGGCGTCCCGGACATCGAGTGCGCCCTGGAGCACGTCCACGCGTCGGAGCACGAACGGGATTTCATGCGGGCGTTCCTCCCCGGCCCCGTCACGGTCGTCCTCGAGGGACGCGAGACCGTCCCGGACGTCCTCACCGGCGGGCGCGACCGGGTCGGGATCCGCATCCCCGATCACGACCTCGCGCGCGAACTGCTCGACCGGGCCGGACCGCTGACAGCCACGAGCGCGAACGTCAGCGGGCGGGAAAGTGCAACTCGGGTCGCCGATGTCGATCCTGAGATCCGCGACGCGGCGGGGGCGATCCTCGACGGCGGCGAGACAGCCGGCACGGCGAGCACCGTCGTCGACGTGGCTGCTGGGGAGATTTACCGCCGTGGCACGAATGCGAACGCGGTCGAACGCTGGCTCCGGAACCACTCAGAGTAA
- a CDS encoding redoxin domain-containing protein — MDLEFDIVDLPETGHVAEGEQAPGFTRPLVNDEYWEDVPLANLLDDPPVVLVFHPMDGSFPATYVWNEIADREWHEYATVVGVSIATPYAHERLIEDEGLADYRLYADPANEVARKYDVVHDLDGMAGIEEPRPAVFVLDGEGVVEYAWVADEWPDFPPYDEVENALTSP; from the coding sequence ATGGACCTCGAGTTCGACATCGTCGACCTGCCGGAGACCGGCCACGTCGCCGAGGGCGAGCAGGCACCCGGGTTCACCCGGCCGCTAGTGAACGACGAGTACTGGGAAGACGTCCCGCTTGCGAACCTGCTCGACGATCCACCCGTGGTCCTGGTGTTTCACCCGATGGACGGGTCGTTCCCGGCGACGTACGTCTGGAACGAGATCGCCGACCGCGAGTGGCACGAGTACGCGACCGTCGTCGGCGTCTCGATCGCGACGCCGTACGCCCACGAGCGACTCATCGAAGACGAAGGACTCGCGGACTATCGCCTCTATGCTGACCCCGCCAACGAGGTGGCCCGGAAGTACGACGTCGTCCACGACTTGGACGGAATGGCCGGCATCGAGGAGCCCCGGCCGGCCGTGTTCGTCCTCGACGGCGAGGGCGTTGTCGAATACGCCTGGGTCGCCGATGAGTGGCCTGATTTCCCGCCCTACGACGAAGTCGAAAACGCACTCACGTCGCCATAA
- a CDS encoding glutaredoxin family protein — MPRTDPAITLYRLQACPFCERVVRVLNDLDLEYRSRFVEPLHSRRNAVKRLTGARTVPAIKDENTGVTMSESARIVEYLEGTYGDEATGEPAIDHAEGDA; from the coding sequence ATGCCAAGAACTGATCCAGCGATCACGCTCTACCGGCTGCAGGCGTGCCCGTTCTGTGAGCGAGTCGTCCGTGTCCTGAACGACCTCGACCTCGAATACCGCTCGCGATTCGTCGAACCGCTCCACTCCCGACGGAACGCCGTCAAACGCCTCACCGGGGCACGAACCGTTCCCGCGATCAAAGACGAGAACACGGGCGTGACGATGAGCGAGAGCGCCCGGATCGTCGAATACCTCGAAGGAACCTACGGCGACGAGGCGACGGGCGAACCCGCAATCGACCACGCGGAGGGTGATGCCTGA
- a CDS encoding hemolysin family protein, with product MGISVLTAVSGLGIQLYTVPIVGVELSKTGVTIVGALMILFLIMGSGFFSSSEIAMFSLPAHRIDPMVEQGMRGAKAVKALKDNPHRLLVTILVGNNLVNITMSSISTTIVAFYFDPGPAVIISSFGITSLVLLFGESAPKSYAVEHTELHARRVAPLLQIVETLLWPLITLFHHLTQIVNRVTGGGPAIESSYLSRSEIRDIIQTGEREGVLDEEERQMLQRTLRFNRTIAKEVMTPRLDMDAISVDASIDEAIEECVHSGHARLPVYEGSLDNVIGVVNIRDLVRDSQYGGADNVDLADVIEPTLHVPESKNVDSLLSEMRHERLHMVIVIDEFGTTEGLVTMEDLTEEIVGEILEGEEEHPIDFLDDDTVIVKGEVNIEEVNEALSIDLPEGEEFETIAGFIFNRAGRLVEEGESIEYDGVEIRVEQVENTRIMKARITRLDEETLEDDAEDGSGGADAEEEH from the coding sequence ATGGGTATATCTGTACTTACAGCAGTGTCTGGACTCGGCATCCAACTGTACACTGTTCCGATCGTCGGCGTCGAACTGTCGAAGACGGGCGTCACGATCGTCGGCGCCCTCATGATTCTGTTTCTCATCATGGGGTCAGGGTTCTTCTCCTCCTCGGAGATCGCGATGTTCTCGCTGCCGGCCCACCGGATCGACCCGATGGTCGAGCAAGGAATGCGTGGTGCAAAGGCAGTCAAAGCCCTCAAGGACAACCCTCATCGCTTGCTCGTGACCATTCTCGTCGGGAACAACCTCGTTAACATCACGATGTCGTCTATTTCGACCACTATCGTCGCTTTCTATTTCGATCCCGGACCGGCAGTAATCATCTCGTCGTTCGGCATCACCTCACTCGTCCTGCTGTTCGGCGAGAGTGCGCCGAAGTCCTATGCTGTCGAGCACACCGAGTTACATGCCCGCCGGGTCGCACCTCTCTTGCAGATCGTCGAGACGCTGCTGTGGCCGCTCATCACCCTGTTCCACCACTTAACCCAAATCGTCAACCGGGTCACCGGTGGCGGTCCGGCTATCGAGTCGTCGTATCTCAGCCGATCAGAGATCAGGGATATCATCCAGACCGGCGAACGGGAGGGCGTCCTCGACGAGGAGGAACGACAGATGCTCCAGCGCACTCTCCGGTTCAACCGGACGATCGCCAAGGAAGTCATGACGCCGCGCCTGGACATGGACGCCATCAGCGTCGACGCATCGATCGACGAGGCCATCGAGGAGTGTGTCCACAGTGGCCACGCTCGTCTCCCCGTCTACGAGGGGAGCCTCGACAACGTTATCGGCGTTGTCAATATCCGCGATCTCGTCCGCGATTCCCAGTATGGAGGTGCCGACAACGTTGACCTCGCGGATGTCATCGAACCAACGTTGCACGTGCCCGAGAGCAAGAATGTCGACAGTCTCTTGTCTGAAATGCGTCATGAACGTCTCCACATGGTAATCGTCATCGACGAGTTCGGGACGACCGAAGGGCTGGTGACAATGGAAGACCTCACCGAGGAGATCGTCGGCGAGATTCTCGAAGGGGAAGAGGAACATCCGATCGACTTCCTTGACGACGATACCGTGATTGTCAAAGGCGAGGTCAATATCGAGGAGGTCAACGAGGCGCTATCGATCGACCTCCCAGAGGGCGAAGAGTTCGAGACCATTGCTGGATTTATCTTCAACCGGGCAGGGCGACTCGTCGAAGAGGGCGAGTCCATCGAGTACGACGGCGTCGAGATCCGGGTCGAACAGGTCGAGAACACCAGGATCATGAAAGCCCGCATCACCCGTCTCGACGAGGAGACGCTCGAGGACGACGCCGAGGATGGTTCCGGCGGGGCCGACGCCGAGGAGGAACATTGA
- a CDS encoding inorganic phosphate transporter — translation MGLVVTLGTLVVAGLASLFMAWAIGAGSSGSTPFAPAVGANAISVMRAGLIVGILGLAGAVLQGAAVTETVGRGLVLFPDGGGLTSTAAILLLLIAGGLVAVGVFAGYPIATAFTVTGAVVGVGLALGGEPAWGTYQEIVALWVAVPFVGGGAAYATTRWLRSGVGGEARIVAVLAGLVGVILANVRFSVLAPEGEQASIATAVTEAFDGPPWVGVGVTLLMAAIAAGLLYRGASRDRETSQRRFLLVLGGLVAFSAGGSQVGLAIGPVLPVVDPYDIPLAAVLFGGGLGLLAGSWTGAPRMIKALSQDYSSLSPRRSIAALIPAFVIAQTAVFFGIPVSFNEIMVSAIVGSGLAAGGSGISRQKMGYTVLAWVGSLVLALVAGYVGYTLLAAV, via the coding sequence ATGGGACTGGTGGTAACGCTGGGGACTCTCGTCGTCGCAGGGCTTGCGAGTCTCTTTATGGCGTGGGCCATCGGCGCGGGATCGTCCGGCTCGACGCCCTTTGCCCCCGCCGTTGGCGCGAACGCTATCTCCGTGATGCGAGCTGGACTGATCGTTGGGATCCTGGGACTCGCCGGTGCTGTCCTCCAGGGCGCAGCCGTCACCGAAACGGTCGGCCGTGGCCTGGTCCTCTTTCCCGACGGCGGCGGGCTGACCTCGACGGCCGCGATTCTGCTGTTGCTGATCGCCGGTGGGCTCGTCGCCGTCGGCGTCTTCGCCGGCTACCCGATCGCGACGGCCTTTACTGTGACCGGCGCGGTCGTCGGCGTCGGGTTGGCCCTTGGCGGCGAGCCGGCCTGGGGGACTTACCAGGAGATCGTCGCGCTGTGGGTCGCCGTCCCGTTCGTCGGCGGCGGCGCGGCCTACGCGACAACCCGGTGGCTCCGAAGCGGTGTGGGCGGCGAAGCCCGCATCGTCGCCGTTCTGGCCGGTCTCGTCGGCGTGATCCTCGCGAACGTTCGTTTTAGCGTCCTCGCTCCGGAGGGCGAACAGGCCTCGATCGCCACCGCAGTCACCGAGGCGTTCGACGGCCCCCCATGGGTTGGCGTCGGCGTCACGCTCCTCATGGCGGCGATCGCAGCGGGACTGCTTTATCGGGGGGCTAGTCGGGATCGAGAAACGAGTCAGCGGCGGTTCTTACTCGTGCTCGGCGGTCTCGTGGCGTTCTCGGCGGGCGGGAGCCAGGTCGGCCTGGCGATCGGGCCGGTCCTGCCGGTCGTCGATCCCTACGACATCCCACTCGCGGCAGTCCTCTTCGGCGGCGGACTCGGATTACTGGCTGGCTCCTGGACCGGTGCGCCGCGGATGATCAAGGCACTGAGCCAAGACTACTCCTCGCTTTCCCCACGGCGGTCGATCGCCGCGCTGATTCCCGCGTTCGTCATTGCCCAGACGGCTGTCTTCTTCGGGATCCCCGTCTCGTTCAACGAGATCATGGTGAGTGCGATCGTTGGCAGCGGCCTGGCGGCTGGTGGCAGCGGGATTAGCAGACAGAAGATGGGGTACACCGTCCTGGCCTGGGTCGGTTCGCTCGTGCTCGCGCTGGTTGCAGGGTACGTCGGCTATACGTTGCTTGCGGCGGTCTGA
- a CDS encoding DUF5828 family protein yields MEESVSGFKVRGDWIDIVEHGERIMRALEELADEYDVDTEALAEFDEWRPKSHERLDEDVNEKTAAQARVNEGEGEKKGKDPDEDLRTAGEKLADSYENLDEPDEAVDAWSESIDYVARAADSAGRKAIRAVEDRVYRNVMTRMAPYYFDNDLISANVRRIDDENPEYVLEVNVNDDDLKIRVSNKLADYEQTVDRWHVDIEKETDAPEAAEGVEAPPENHDETDAKTN; encoded by the coding sequence ATGGAAGAGAGCGTCTCCGGCTTCAAGGTTCGCGGCGACTGGATCGATATCGTCGAACACGGCGAGCGCATCATGCGTGCCCTGGAGGAACTCGCCGACGAGTACGACGTCGACACCGAGGCCCTTGCAGAGTTCGACGAGTGGCGACCGAAAAGCCACGAACGCCTCGACGAAGACGTCAATGAGAAAACGGCCGCGCAAGCCCGCGTCAACGAGGGTGAAGGCGAGAAGAAAGGCAAAGATCCAGACGAGGATCTCCGGACGGCCGGCGAAAAACTCGCCGACTCCTACGAGAACTTGGACGAACCCGACGAGGCCGTCGACGCCTGGAGCGAGTCTATCGACTACGTCGCCCGCGCTGCGGACTCGGCCGGCCGGAAGGCGATCCGGGCGGTCGAGGACCGGGTCTATCGAAACGTCATGACCCGGATGGCACCCTATTACTTCGACAACGACCTGATCAGCGCGAACGTCCGGCGGATCGACGACGAGAACCCCGAGTACGTCCTCGAGGTCAACGTCAACGACGACGACCTGAAGATCCGCGTCTCGAACAAGCTCGCCGACTACGAGCAGACTGTCGACCGCTGGCACGTCGACATCGAAAAGGAAACCGACGCGCCGGAGGCCGCCGAAGGCGTCGAGGCCCCGCCGGAGAACCACGACGAGACCGACGCCAAAACCAACTGA
- the upp gene encoding uracil phosphoribosyltransferase, whose translation MTIEDHGHAKVVSHALARDTLTRLRDVQTEQVAFRKGLVKLGRICGYEIVDGLLESETVTVETPLTTTEGERVGEMDDVVIVNVLRAATPFVEGLLKAFPRAKQGVISAGRDEEGGMNSEGEFEISIEYVKMPEIHDQDTLILADPMLATGSTMCAVLDEILDGADPERVIVLSAVSAPEGLDRLREEFPDIELLTVAVDDHLDDDGYIVPGLGDAGDRAFRTT comes from the coding sequence ATGACTATCGAAGACCACGGACACGCGAAGGTCGTCTCCCACGCGCTGGCGAGAGACACCCTCACACGGCTCCGAGACGTCCAAACAGAACAAGTCGCCTTTCGGAAGGGCCTCGTCAAGCTCGGCCGAATCTGTGGCTACGAGATTGTCGATGGCCTGCTCGAGAGCGAAACCGTCACCGTCGAGACGCCCCTGACCACGACCGAGGGCGAACGCGTCGGCGAGATGGACGATGTCGTGATCGTCAACGTCCTCCGGGCGGCGACGCCGTTCGTCGAGGGCCTCCTCAAGGCGTTCCCGCGCGCGAAACAGGGCGTCATCAGTGCCGGTCGCGATGAAGAAGGTGGCATGAACAGCGAAGGCGAGTTCGAAATCTCTATCGAGTACGTCAAGATGCCCGAAATCCACGACCAGGACACCCTCATCCTCGCTGACCCGATGCTCGCAACCGGGAGCACGATGTGTGCCGTCCTCGATGAGATCCTCGACGGGGCCGATCCCGAGCGCGTGATCGTCCTTTCGGCGGTCAGCGCCCCCGAGGGCCTGGACCGACTGCGCGAGGAGTTCCCCGATATCGAACTGTTGACCGTCGCCGTCGACGACCACTTGGACGATGACGGCTATATTGTCCCCGGCCTGGGTGACGCCGGTGATCGGGCGTTCCGGACGACGTAA
- a CDS encoding type II toxin-antitoxin system VapC family toxin translates to MSGVGATPLFVDTGAFFAYFVSNTPRHDQARAVMDAIGDDRLHFRPLYTTNYVMSELATLVLRKAGHERATATLSWIQDSDAVTILHPDATTFGAICEEFERYDDQQISFVDHATATLAREHDIEHVFAFDTDFRTLGLSLVPAGIDGPDV, encoded by the coding sequence ATGAGCGGGGTCGGGGCGACACCGTTGTTCGTCGACACGGGTGCGTTTTTCGCGTACTTCGTTTCGAACACGCCACGCCACGACCAGGCGCGGGCAGTCATGGACGCGATCGGGGACGATAGACTGCACTTTCGACCGCTGTACACGACGAACTACGTCATGAGCGAACTAGCGACGCTCGTGTTGCGAAAGGCCGGCCACGAGCGGGCGACAGCGACGCTGTCGTGGATTCAGGACTCAGACGCAGTGACGATCCTGCACCCGGACGCGACGACGTTCGGTGCCATCTGCGAGGAATTCGAGCGCTACGACGACCAGCAGATTTCGTTCGTCGATCACGCGACGGCGACGCTGGCACGTGAGCACGACATCGAACATGTCTTTGCCTTCGACACTGACTTCCGGACGCTGGGACTGTCGCTCGTTCCTGCCGGCATTGATGGACCCGACGTGTAG
- a CDS encoding winged helix-turn-helix domain-containing protein: MSKPPGRDDRGQFTSGFDDQDIIRYFAVGRPFHTAGEVADRFDIDRSTAYRRLRKLSEAGRLEKVSLGSRTVVWWYTDDSEGNEDDAGDTLFDAPAFAIDDPVGDDEIDDVLYGPVEQ, encoded by the coding sequence ATGTCCAAGCCGCCAGGCCGGGATGATCGCGGTCAGTTCACGTCCGGCTTCGACGATCAGGACATCATCCGGTACTTCGCCGTTGGACGGCCGTTCCACACCGCCGGAGAGGTCGCCGACCGGTTCGACATCGACCGATCGACCGCCTATCGTCGTCTCCGGAAGCTATCGGAGGCGGGGCGACTAGAGAAAGTCTCCCTCGGCAGTCGTACCGTGGTGTGGTGGTACACGGACGACAGCGAGGGCAACGAGGACGACGCCGGGGATACGCTGTTCGATGCCCCGGCGTTTGCCATCGATGACCCGGTCGGCGACGACGAGATTGACGATGTCCTTTACGGACCAGTCGAGCAATGA
- a CDS encoding IMPACT family protein: MTDERYRTVAGPGEARFTISGSEFIGHARPVETVEAAESFVDSIRAEYDDATHNVPAYRVRADPLREWASDDGEPSGSAGKPALNVLEGQDLENVVVVVTRFFGGTELGVGGLVSAYSRAVKEAIDDADVREERPHERLAIEVAYDDSGTVRGILESEGVEFEAAYEEVVSFEVRVPTTETDALRDRIASATSGRATVGATADSPM, translated from the coding sequence GTGACCGACGAACGCTATCGCACGGTCGCCGGCCCCGGCGAAGCGCGCTTTACGATTTCGGGCTCGGAGTTCATCGGCCACGCCCGCCCTGTCGAAACCGTCGAGGCAGCCGAGTCGTTCGTCGATTCGATCCGGGCGGAATACGACGACGCGACCCACAACGTCCCGGCCTACCGGGTGCGGGCCGATCCGCTCCGGGAGTGGGCCAGCGACGACGGCGAGCCCTCGGGTTCGGCGGGGAAACCGGCGCTCAACGTCCTCGAAGGGCAGGATCTGGAGAACGTGGTCGTCGTCGTGACGCGATTCTTCGGCGGGACCGAACTCGGCGTCGGCGGCCTGGTGAGTGCCTATTCGCGAGCGGTGAAAGAGGCGATCGACGACGCCGACGTCCGGGAAGAACGACCACACGAGCGCCTGGCGATCGAAGTTGCGTACGACGATTCCGGGACTGTACGGGGGATTCTGGAGAGTGAAGGTGTGGAGTTCGAAGCCGCATACGAGGAGGTCGTTTCCTTCGAGGTTCGGGTGCCGACCACCGAGACCGACGCCCTTCGCGATCGGATCGCGAGCGCGACCAGCGGCCGGGCGACAGTCGGAGCGACAGCCGATTCTCCAATGTGA
- a CDS encoding DUF7837 family putative zinc-binding protein — protein sequence MHSDTRIVGRCPQCGAAIDPGRVIIRYERTDGEAMYATCPDCRDVVRPERSD from the coding sequence ATGCACTCAGATACCCGTATCGTCGGCCGCTGTCCCCAATGTGGGGCCGCGATCGACCCCGGCCGCGTCATTATCCGGTACGAACGCACTGACGGCGAGGCGATGTACGCGACCTGTCCGGACTGTCGGGACGTGGTCAGGCCCGAACGTTCGGACTGA
- a CDS encoding DUF7350 domain-containing protein produces MFRRQFLRAGSVLGVAAIAGCGSLESRAIDVPPVLDDRPDAVYVPGHVEGMEMVGTMTVGDYAVALSYSYPHRFWTVTGDGRERTSIADDDSVHLMATVWDPQTGLVLPDVGVSIEIMQDGSLVSQETIYAMLSQPMGVHHGANFTGLSDGETYEVNVRVGATTSRPTGAFAGRFTEPATATFTFTFDESAMREIRFERLDRAGERDALEPMSMDAVPTGIAPAPEELPERTATTMADDVRYVAALVDPPTGVDGSGSYLAVSPRTRYNGYSLSRMGLSATLEDGGPVTDGQLTRTIDPDLGYHYGTTVPTGDGGELSLTVDTPPQVARHEGYETAFFDVPTADLSL; encoded by the coding sequence GTGTTCAGACGGCAGTTTCTTCGCGCCGGATCGGTGCTTGGCGTCGCCGCGATCGCGGGCTGTGGATCGCTCGAGTCGCGTGCGATCGATGTCCCGCCGGTGCTCGACGATCGGCCCGATGCAGTCTACGTCCCCGGCCACGTCGAGGGGATGGAGATGGTCGGTACGATGACGGTCGGCGACTATGCCGTTGCCCTCTCCTATAGCTACCCCCATCGTTTCTGGACGGTCACCGGTGACGGGCGCGAGCGCACGTCGATCGCAGACGACGATTCGGTGCACCTGATGGCGACTGTCTGGGATCCTCAGACCGGACTCGTCCTCCCTGACGTGGGCGTTTCAATCGAGATCATGCAGGACGGGTCGCTGGTCTCCCAGGAGACTATCTATGCGATGCTCTCCCAGCCGATGGGCGTCCACCACGGCGCAAACTTCACCGGGCTTTCCGACGGCGAGACCTACGAGGTGAACGTCCGCGTCGGAGCCACGACGAGCCGCCCGACAGGGGCGTTCGCCGGCCGGTTCACCGAACCCGCGACGGCGACTTTCACGTTTACGTTCGACGAGAGTGCAATGCGGGAGATCCGGTTCGAACGCCTCGACCGTGCCGGCGAACGCGACGCGCTCGAACCGATGTCGATGGACGCGGTCCCGACAGGCATCGCTCCCGCTCCCGAGGAACTGCCCGAGAGAACGGCGACGACGATGGCGGACGATGTCCGCTACGTCGCGGCGCTCGTCGATCCGCCCACCGGCGTCGACGGATCGGGATCGTATCTCGCGGTCTCGCCACGCACGCGGTACAACGGCTATTCGCTCTCGCGGATGGGTCTCTCGGCGACGCTCGAAGATGGCGGGCCGGTCACCGACGGCCAACTGACCCGGACGATCGACCCTGACCTGGGATACCACTACGGCACGACAGTTCCCACTGGCGACGGCGGGGAACTGTCACTCACCGTCGACACTCCACCCCAGGTCGCCCGCCACGAGGGCTACGAGACAGCCTTTTTCGACGTACCGACCGCTGATCTGTCGCTGTGA